From a region of the Buchnera aphidicola (Aphis fabae) genome:
- the dapB gene encoding 4-hydroxy-tetrahydrodipicolinate reductase: MNRKITRIAITGALGRMGQMLVKEIQKNKKTCLTTAVVKKNHPLIDHDIGETIGIGKIGILIKDTLDIKKNDFDVLIDFTHPIATLEYLKYCNIFKKKIIIGTTGFSDSEIQTINLYSKNIALLISSNFSIGINLLCQLVEQTTRILGDNSDIDIIDFHHRNKIDIPSGTALTIGESISKVMKWDLNKNSLYYQKGLTKIRELKKIGFSSIRSGNIIGKHSVIFTNSEEEINITHTAFNRKSFAKGAIQSALWIILKEKGLFNMKDFLKNMF, from the coding sequence ATGAATAGAAAAATAACTCGTATTGCAATTACCGGAGCTTTAGGCCGAATGGGACAAATGTTAGTTAAGGAAATACAAAAGAACAAAAAAACTTGCTTAACTACAGCAGTAGTAAAAAAAAATCATCCATTAATTGATCATGATATTGGAGAAACAATTGGAATAGGAAAAATAGGAATACTTATTAAAGATACTTTAGATATAAAAAAAAATGACTTTGATGTTTTAATTGATTTTACACATCCCATTGCAACACTAGAATATTTAAAATATTGTAATATATTTAAAAAAAAAATAATTATTGGTACAACTGGATTCTCAGATTCAGAAATACAAACAATCAACTTATATTCAAAAAATATTGCTCTTTTAATATCATCAAATTTTAGTATAGGAATAAATTTACTTTGTCAATTAGTAGAGCAAACAACTCGAATTTTAGGGGATAATTCTGATATTGATATAATAGATTTTCATCACCGTAATAAAATTGATATTCCATCAGGAACTGCATTAACTATTGGCGAAAGTATATCAAAAGTCATGAAATGGGATTTAAATAAAAATTCATTATATTATCAAAAAGGACTCACAAAAATTAGAGAATTAAAAAAAATTGGATTCTCTAGTATAAGATCAGGAAATATTATTGGAAAACATTCAGTAATTTTTACAAATTCTGAAGAAGAAATTAATATTACTCATACTGCTTTTAATAGAAAATCTTTTGCTAAAGGTGCTATTCAATCAGCTCTTTGGATTATTCTAAAAGAAAAAGGATTATTTAATATGAAAGATTTTTTAAAAAATATGTTTTAA
- the dnaK gene encoding molecular chaperone DnaK, producing MGKIIGIDLGTTNSCVAIMDGNKPRVLENAEGDRTTPSIIAYTQEGEVLVGQPAKRQAITNPKNTLFAIKRLIGRKFKDEEVQRDIKIMPYNIINSENGDAWIDVKRKKMAPPQISAEVLKKMKKTAEDYLGESIKEAVITVPAYFNDAQRQATKDAGRIAGLEVKRIINEPTAAALAYGLDKGQGNRTIAVYDLGGGTFDISIIEIDDVDKEKTFEVLATNGDTHLGGEDFDSRLINYLVNEFKKEQGIDLRNDSLAMQRLKESAEKAKIELSSAQQTDVNLPYITADSNGPKHLNIKVTRSKLESLVEDLVLRSIEPLKVALKDAGLSISDINDIILVGGQTRMPMVQSKVADFFGKEPRKDVNPDEAVAVGAAVQGGVLSGDVKDVLLLDVTPLSLGIETMGGIMTALISKNTTIPTKHSQVFSTAEDNQSAVTIHVLQGERKRSLDNKSLGQFNLDGIEPAPRGTAQIEVTFDIDSDGILHVSAKDKKTGKEQKITIKASSGLNESEIKKMINDAEANSEADRKFEELIQIRNQGDQLIHSTKKQLDENKTKIEIQDQEQIKSALNDLEQSLKGENKSEIEKNIQNLLKISSKLTEVHQKTTENDLKNENKSASSKQDENVVDAEFEEIKDPKK from the coding sequence ATGGGTAAAATTATTGGTATTGACTTGGGAACAACCAACTCTTGTGTTGCTATTATGGATGGCAATAAACCTCGTGTTTTGGAGAATGCAGAAGGAGATCGTACTACACCTTCAATTATTGCATATACTCAAGAAGGCGAAGTTTTAGTGGGCCAACCTGCTAAACGTCAAGCTATCACAAATCCGAAAAATACTTTATTTGCTATAAAACGTTTAATTGGTAGAAAATTTAAAGATGAAGAAGTTCAGCGTGATATAAAAATCATGCCATATAATATAATTAATTCTGAGAATGGAGATGCTTGGATTGATGTAAAAAGAAAAAAAATGGCTCCTCCTCAAATTTCTGCTGAAGTTTTAAAAAAAATGAAAAAAACTGCAGAAGATTATTTAGGAGAATCAATAAAAGAAGCAGTTATTACAGTACCTGCTTATTTTAATGATGCTCAACGACAAGCAACTAAAGATGCAGGTAGAATCGCTGGTTTAGAAGTAAAAAGAATTATAAATGAACCAACAGCTGCGGCACTTGCATATGGTTTAGATAAAGGCCAAGGGAACCGGACTATAGCTGTTTATGACTTAGGTGGGGGGACTTTCGATATATCAATTATTGAAATAGATGATGTGGACAAAGAAAAAACATTTGAAGTACTTGCAACAAATGGAGACACCCATCTTGGAGGTGAAGATTTTGATAGTAGGTTGATTAATTATTTAGTAAATGAATTTAAAAAAGAACAAGGTATTGATTTACGAAACGATTCGTTAGCTATGCAACGCTTAAAAGAATCTGCAGAAAAAGCTAAAATTGAACTATCATCAGCACAACAAACAGATGTAAATTTACCATATATTACTGCAGACTCTAACGGTCCAAAACATTTAAATATTAAAGTAACCCGTTCAAAACTCGAATCTTTAGTTGAAGATTTAGTATTAAGATCAATTGAACCACTTAAAGTAGCACTAAAAGATGCAGGATTATCAATTTCAGACATTAATGATATAATATTAGTAGGTGGTCAAACAAGAATGCCTATGGTTCAATCTAAAGTAGCAGATTTTTTTGGAAAAGAACCTAGAAAAGATGTAAATCCAGATGAAGCAGTTGCAGTTGGAGCAGCAGTCCAAGGAGGAGTTCTTTCAGGTGATGTTAAAGATGTTTTATTACTCGATGTCACTCCATTATCATTGGGAATTGAAACTATGGGTGGTATAATGACTGCACTTATTAGTAAAAATACTACAATTCCTACTAAACATAGCCAAGTTTTTTCAACAGCAGAAGATAATCAATCAGCAGTAACAATACATGTACTACAAGGTGAAAGAAAAAGATCATTAGATAATAAGTCCTTAGGACAATTTAATTTAGATGGAATCGAACCTGCTCCTAGAGGAACAGCACAAATCGAAGTAACATTCGACATTGATTCTGATGGAATTTTACATGTTTCAGCAAAAGATAAAAAAACAGGAAAAGAACAAAAAATTACAATTAAAGCTTCTTCTGGACTAAATGAATCAGAAATTAAAAAAATGATAAATGATGCAGAAGCAAATTCCGAAGCAGATCGTAAATTTGAAGAATTAATTCAAATACGAAATCAAGGTGATCAATTAATTCATAGTACAAAAAAACAACTAGATGAAAATAAAACAAAAATTGAAATTCAAGATCAAGAACAAATAAAATCAGCTTTAAATGATTTAGAACAATCATTAAAGGGAGAAAATAAGTCTGAAATTGAAAAAAATATACAAAATCTTTTAAAAATTTCATCTAAACTAACAGAAGTTCATCAAAAAACAACAGAAAATGATCTCAAAAACGAAAATAAATCTGCTTCATCAAAACAAGATGAAAATGTTGTAGATGCAGAGTTTGAAGAAATAAAGGATCCTAAAAAATAA
- the carA gene encoding glutamine-hydrolyzing carbamoyl-phosphate synthase small subunit, with protein MEGVLGQSAVLVLEDGTRFHGRSIGATGTTVGEVVFNTSITGYQEIITDPSYSHQIVTLTHPHIGNIGTNKNDEESSKIHIRGLIIRDMSPISSNYRSEKSFSSYLKENNIIAISDIDTRKLTRILRTKGSQNGCIIEDKKENYIIAHKNAKNCLSLQGLDLAKKVTTKVVYNWNERTYIINKKKLYSEKKFRFHIIVYDFGIKRNILRMLVDRGCYLTIVPATTNAKTVLDLAPDGIFLSNGPGDPRPCQYAIKSIQNFLKINIPIFGICLGHQLLALASGADIIKMKFGHHGGNHPVKELKTNRVIITSQNHSFTVDTKHMPNNISITHTSLFDGTVQGLRLTDKLAFSFQGHPEASPGPHDASYLFDYFIKLLNQTKFSN; from the coding sequence TTGGAGGGTGTTTTGGGCCAATCAGCAGTATTAGTTTTAGAAGATGGCACTAGATTTCATGGACGTTCTATTGGAGCTACAGGAACAACTGTCGGAGAAGTTGTTTTTAACACATCAATAACTGGATACCAAGAAATAATCACTGATCCTTCTTACTCACATCAAATAGTTACACTAACACATCCTCATATTGGAAATATTGGAACAAACAAAAATGACGAAGAATCATCTAAAATTCACATAAGAGGTTTAATTATTCGAGATATGTCTCCAATATCTAGTAATTATCGTAGTGAAAAAAGTTTTTCTTCTTATTTAAAAGAAAACAATATTATTGCAATATCTGATATCGATACAAGAAAATTAACACGTATTTTACGCACAAAAGGATCTCAAAATGGATGTATTATAGAAGATAAAAAAGAAAACTACATTATAGCACATAAAAACGCAAAAAATTGTTTAAGTTTGCAAGGATTAGATTTAGCCAAAAAAGTAACTACTAAAGTCGTTTATAATTGGAATGAAAGAACATATATTATTAACAAAAAAAAACTATATTCTGAAAAAAAATTTCGATTTCATATTATTGTATATGATTTCGGTATTAAACGAAATATTTTACGTATGTTAGTAGATCGAGGGTGTTATTTAACTATAGTACCTGCTACAACGAATGCAAAAACAGTATTAGATTTAGCTCCTGATGGAATTTTCTTATCTAATGGTCCAGGTGATCCAAGACCATGTCAATATGCTATTAAATCTATTCAAAATTTCTTAAAAATTAATATTCCAATATTTGGAATATGTTTAGGACATCAACTACTTGCATTGGCTAGTGGAGCTGATATCATTAAAATGAAATTTGGTCATCATGGTGGAAATCATCCAGTTAAAGAACTAAAAACAAACCGTGTAATTATTACTTCACAAAATCATAGTTTTACTGTTGATACAAAACATATGCCAAATAATATTTCTATAACACATACTTCTCTTTTTGATGGTACAGTACAAGGATTACGTTTAACTGATAAACTAGCTTTTAGCTTTCAAGGACATCCAGAAGCAAGTCCAGGACCACATGATGCTTCGTATTTATTTGATTATTTTATAAAATTACTCAATCAAACAAAATTCAGTAATTAA
- the rpsT gene encoding 30S ribosomal protein S20, translating to MANIKSSKKDSIASEQRRKNNTSQRSKVRTFIKKVRLAICSGDKKNAEDAFKNMQPIIDKYATKGLIHKNKASRHKSILSLQIKKLN from the coding sequence TTGGCAAATATTAAATCATCTAAAAAAGATTCTATAGCATCAGAACAACGTCGTAAAAACAATACGAGTCAACGTTCAAAAGTTCGAACTTTTATAAAAAAAGTTCGTTTAGCTATTTGTTCTGGGGATAAAAAAAACGCAGAAGATGCTTTTAAAAATATGCAACCTATTATTGATAAATATGCAACTAAAGGTTTAATACATAAGAACAAAGCATCACGACATAAATCTATTTTATCATTACAAATTAAAAAATTAAATTAA
- the dnaJ gene encoding molecular chaperone DnaJ gives MGKKDYYQILGVSKSAEEREIKKAYKRLAMKYHPDRNQGDKNAENTFKEIKEAYEILINEEKRNAYDQYGHAAFENGHNQNTTYSTFTNSTDFGDIFGDVFGDIFGGNRNQRVKKGADLCYNMEVSLEEAVKGTTKEIRIPAFQKCQICYGTGAKKGTKPRNCSTCQGRGQIHIRKGFFTVQQSCHVCNEKGTVIKDPCRTCQGQGRIKTNKTLSVKIPPGVDTNNRIRLNNEGEAGTNGAPSGDLYVQIKVNKHPIFEREENNLYCEVPINFTMAALGGEIEVPTLDGRVKLKIPSETQSGKLFRIRGRGVKSVQNRNQGDLLCRVVVETPINLNEQQKYLLNELEKSFNGFRGEKNTPRSKRFFDGVKRFFDDLTK, from the coding sequence ATGGGAAAAAAAGATTACTATCAAATTTTAGGAGTCTCAAAATCAGCTGAAGAACGTGAGATTAAAAAAGCTTATAAAAGACTAGCAATGAAATATCATCCTGATAGAAATCAAGGTGATAAAAATGCTGAAAATACATTTAAAGAAATTAAAGAAGCTTATGAAATTTTGATCAATGAAGAAAAAAGAAATGCATATGATCAATATGGACATGCAGCTTTTGAAAACGGTCATAATCAAAATACTACTTACAGCACTTTTACTAATTCTACAGATTTTGGTGATATTTTTGGAGATGTTTTTGGTGATATTTTTGGAGGCAATAGAAATCAAAGAGTAAAAAAAGGTGCTGACTTATGTTATAACATGGAAGTTTCTTTAGAAGAAGCAGTAAAGGGAACAACAAAAGAAATACGAATTCCTGCATTTCAAAAATGTCAAATTTGTTATGGAACTGGAGCTAAAAAAGGTACCAAACCTCGAAATTGTTCCACTTGTCAAGGTAGAGGTCAAATTCACATAAGAAAAGGATTTTTTACAGTCCAGCAATCTTGCCATGTATGTAATGAAAAAGGAACTGTAATTAAAGACCCATGTCGTACTTGTCAAGGTCAAGGAAGAATTAAAACCAATAAAACATTATCAGTAAAAATTCCACCTGGTGTTGATACCAATAATCGCATTCGACTAAATAATGAAGGAGAAGCTGGAACAAACGGTGCTCCATCAGGAGATCTTTATGTTCAAATTAAGGTCAATAAACATCCTATATTTGAACGCGAAGAAAATAATCTTTATTGTGAAGTTCCAATAAATTTTACTATGGCTGCATTGGGAGGTGAAATTGAAGTTCCTACACTAGATGGACGAGTTAAATTAAAAATACCATCTGAAACACAATCAGGAAAGCTTTTTCGTATTCGAGGAAGGGGTGTAAAATCTGTACAAAATAGAAATCAAGGTGACTTATTATGCCGAGTCGTAGTAGAAACACCAATTAATCTTAATGAACAACAAAAATACCTTTTAAATGAACTAGAAAAAAGTTTTAATGGATTTAGAGGTGAAAAAAATACACCTCGTTCAAAAAGATTTTTTGATGGAGTAAAAAGATTTTTCGATGATTTAACAAAATAA
- the lspA gene encoding signal peptidase II: protein MKKIYQKYILIVIVVLIIDIFSKYWIFNHLDLYETKKILSVLNLFHVHNYGVAFSALSSKTLWNRFFLSILSIIIILLIFKEILKSKKSHKKLAFYFIISGAIGNLTDRIYYGFVIDFIDIHINNWHFATFNISDCSIFIGIVIYIKNKYKI, encoded by the coding sequence ATGAAAAAAATATATCAAAAATATATTTTAATCGTAATAGTTGTCTTAATAATAGATATTTTTTCTAAATATTGGATTTTTAATCATTTAGATTTATATGAAACAAAAAAAATTTTATCAGTACTAAATTTATTCCATGTACATAATTATGGTGTAGCTTTTAGTGCTCTATCAAGTAAAACATTATGGAATAGATTTTTTTTATCAATATTAAGTATAATTATTATATTATTAATATTTAAAGAAATTTTAAAATCAAAAAAAAGTCATAAAAAATTAGCTTTTTACTTTATTATTTCAGGAGCTATAGGAAATTTAACAGATCGTATTTACTATGGGTTTGTTATAGACTTTATTGATATACATATTAATAACTGGCATTTTGCAACATTTAATATATCTGATTGTAGTATTTTTATTGGAATAGTTATATATATAAAAAATAAATATAAAATTTAA
- the ispH gene encoding 4-hydroxy-3-methylbut-2-enyl diphosphate reductase: protein MDVLLANPRGFCAGVKRAILIVENALKIYKRTIYVKHELVHNQYVIKKLRKKGVIFVEKISDIPDNSIVVFSAHGVSKKTKEKAIKKKLIILNATCPLVTKVHKEVSKASEKSIETILIGHKGHPEVIGTLGQYNNENSKIHLIESIEDINKLPIKKNNTKLNFFTQTTLSIKYTQSIIKSLKKKFPYISGPKKEDICYATTNRQNAVVKLSNITDMILVIGSKNSSNSNRLAELGRETGVFTKQIESFSDIKEKWIKNIKYIGITAGASAPEFLVKQVVEYLQKMGAKKPKEMLGTKEKIIFNIPRYLTLPSHLKNYE, encoded by the coding sequence GTGGATGTTTTATTAGCAAATCCAAGAGGTTTTTGTGCAGGTGTTAAAAGGGCTATTTTAATAGTTGAAAACGCTTTAAAGATTTATAAAAGAACTATCTATGTTAAACATGAATTAGTACATAATCAATATGTTATAAAAAAATTACGTAAAAAAGGAGTAATTTTTGTTGAAAAAATTTCAGATATTCCAGATAATTCAATAGTAGTTTTTTCTGCTCATGGCGTTTCAAAAAAAACGAAAGAAAAAGCTATAAAAAAAAAATTAATTATTTTAAATGCAACTTGTCCATTAGTTACCAAAGTACATAAAGAAGTTTCAAAAGCAAGTGAAAAAAGTATAGAAACTATTCTTATTGGCCACAAAGGACACCCTGAAGTCATTGGAACACTAGGTCAATATAATAATGAAAATAGTAAGATACATCTTATTGAATCAATAGAAGATATAAATAAACTACCAATTAAAAAAAACAATACAAAATTAAATTTTTTCACACAAACAACATTATCTATTAAATATACTCAATCTATTATTAAATCTTTGAAAAAAAAATTTCCATATATTTCTGGACCAAAAAAAGAAGATATATGTTATGCAACAACTAACCGACAAAATGCAGTGGTTAAATTATCAAACATAACTGATATGATACTTGTAATAGGTTCTAAAAATTCTTCTAATTCTAATCGTCTTGCTGAATTAGGAAGAGAAACTGGAGTGTTTACTAAACAAATTGAATCATTTTCAGATATTAAAGAAAAATGGATAAAAAATATAAAATATATCGGCATTACAGCAGGTGCATCTGCACCAGAATTTTTAGTAAAACAAGTCGTTGAATATTTGCAAAAAATGGGTGCTAAAAAACCAAAAGAAATGTTAGGAACTAAAGAAAAAATAATTTTTAATATACCTAGATATTTAACACTTCCATCACATTTAAAAAACTATGAATAG
- the ribF gene encoding bifunctional riboflavin kinase/FAD synthetase, with product MRIIRGIHNLKKINSNSVVSIGNFDGVHLGHQKLISTVYNIGKENNLPTIIILFEPQPLEFFNNQNPPKRITKFREKIKYIQLYKIDIVLCIQFNSFFSNLSAEEFIIQILINKLNVKFIIIGQDFKFGAKRNGNIPLLKKISKKYKFNVIAVKSLYKNNIKISSTNIRKYLLENNIKLAQLLLGRPFSIIGRVVYGNQIGRTLGYPTANIKLYNNIPINNGVYAVKINYKKKYLGICNIGIKPSYIHIPKNKILEVHIFNTNINLYNKKIEILIYKKIRNEYFFSSTQKLKNQIAKDIKAVTKYFDIFDDELKNKR from the coding sequence ATGAGGATTATACGAGGTATTCATAATCTAAAAAAAATAAATTCTAATTCAGTTGTAAGTATTGGAAATTTTGATGGAGTACATTTAGGTCATCAAAAATTAATTTCCACAGTATATAATATAGGTAAAGAAAATAATTTACCAACAATAATAATTTTATTTGAACCCCAACCATTAGAATTTTTTAATAATCAAAACCCTCCTAAAAGAATTACAAAATTTCGTGAAAAAATAAAGTATATTCAATTATATAAAATTGATATTGTTTTATGTATTCAATTTAATAGCTTTTTTTCAAATCTTAGTGCAGAAGAATTTATTATACAAATATTAATTAACAAATTAAATGTAAAATTTATTATAATTGGACAAGACTTTAAATTTGGAGCTAAAAGAAACGGAAATATTCCACTTTTAAAAAAAATTAGTAAAAAATACAAATTTAATGTTATTGCAGTTAAATCATTATATAAAAATAATATTAAAATTAGCAGCACTAATATTAGAAAATATTTATTAGAAAATAATATTAAATTAGCTCAACTATTACTTGGTAGACCATTTAGTATTATTGGTCGTGTTGTTTACGGCAATCAAATAGGAAGAACGTTAGGTTATCCAACGGCTAATATAAAATTATATAATAATATTCCTATAAATAATGGAGTATATGCAGTTAAGATTAATTATAAAAAAAAATATTTAGGGATATGCAACATAGGAATAAAACCTAGTTATATTCATATACCAAAAAATAAAATTCTTGAAGTTCATATATTTAATACAAATATTAATTTATATAACAAAAAAATAGAAATTTTAATATATAAAAAAATAAGAAACGAATATTTTTTTTCATCAACACAAAAATTAAAAAACCAGATTGCCAAAGATATTAAAGCTGTTACAAAATATTTTGATATCTTTGATGATGAACTTAAAAATAAAAGATAA
- the ileS gene encoding isoleucine--tRNA ligase produces the protein MHDYKKTLNLPKTKFSMRANLTQKEPQILKNWYENDIYQKIRKNKEKKKIFFLHDGPPYANGNIHIGHAVNKILKDIIIKSKNLSGFDAPYIPSWDCHGLPIEQKVEEKLGIYTKTIKTSKFQEKCRKYAKNQVKKQKQDFIRLGVIGDWENAHLTMDYKNEANIIKTLYKIIEKQHLYRDFKPIHWCLKCESSLSDAEIEYFDKKSDAIFVAIKSNDKKLKKIFNAYILNNKETYLPIWTTTPWTLPSSKAITVHPDFQYDLIETEIYNLILAKELVKNTLDSLKIKNWKHLISIQGKQLEGIKFFHPFLKNISLPVILGKHVTLDTGTGAVHTSPDHGQDDYTVCQKYNINTINLIDYKGDFKKNTHPNLDGINVFKSNEIVIQLLIDHHCLLHRESLNHSYPHCWRHKTPIIFRATPQWFIDMNKNNFRFNTIKEIQKVLWIPKWGKFRIKEMIKKRPDWCISRQRKWGVPMSIFIHKKTGKIHPQNSVIIKKIIKKIELEGIKVWWNINLKEILGEEYDLYDQTFDILDVWFDSGSTHTSIQYKNKKNKKNYADMFLEGSDQHRGWFMSSLMISMLINQKAPYSEVLTHGFVVDGKGQKMSKSIGNTISPNDIINTLGADVLRLWVASSNYSNDISISNEILKRTSDVYRRIRNTARFMLANINDFHPDENIIPKEKMIHLDQWAVSHAKIVQEEIIQLYDKYNFHGVIQRLMHFCSIEMGSFYLDIIKDRQYTLQKNSLERRSCQTAIYYIIHALVRWISPILSFTANEIWNYLPGKNSDYVFTEEWSNELFELNTDTKFNHQFWNELISIKSEINKFVEEEIKNKNINNSLEASITLYVTHEIKEKLNVLGNELKFIFLTSHVLVKNYDTAPINTKKSVSFSKFKMSLKKSKEKKCKRCWHYNIPINYNNDEICTRCISNTQGNGEKRIFI, from the coding sequence ATGCATGATTATAAAAAAACTTTAAACTTACCTAAAACAAAATTTTCTATGCGAGCTAATTTAACTCAAAAAGAACCGCAAATATTAAAAAATTGGTATGAAAACGATATTTATCAAAAAATTAGAAAAAATAAAGAAAAGAAAAAAATTTTTTTTCTGCATGACGGACCTCCATATGCAAATGGAAATATTCATATTGGACACGCAGTTAATAAAATCTTAAAAGATATAATAATTAAATCAAAAAATTTATCTGGCTTTGATGCTCCATATATACCGTCATGGGATTGTCATGGATTACCTATCGAACAAAAAGTTGAAGAAAAACTAGGAATATATACAAAAACAATAAAAACTTCAAAATTTCAAGAAAAATGTAGAAAATATGCAAAAAATCAAGTAAAAAAACAAAAACAAGACTTCATTAGATTAGGAGTGATTGGAGATTGGGAAAATGCTCATCTTACAATGGATTATAAAAATGAAGCAAATATAATAAAAACACTTTATAAAATTATTGAAAAACAACACTTATACAGAGATTTTAAACCCATACACTGGTGTTTAAAATGCGAATCATCTTTATCTGATGCAGAAATTGAATACTTTGATAAAAAATCAGATGCAATTTTTGTTGCGATTAAAAGTAATGATAAAAAGTTAAAAAAAATATTTAATGCTTATATACTAAATAATAAAGAAACATATTTACCTATTTGGACTACTACTCCGTGGACACTTCCATCAAGCAAAGCTATTACAGTGCATCCGGATTTTCAATATGATTTAATTGAAACTGAAATATATAATTTAATTCTAGCTAAAGAACTCGTAAAAAACACACTAGATAGTTTAAAAATAAAAAATTGGAAGCATTTAATTTCGATTCAAGGAAAGCAATTAGAAGGAATAAAATTTTTTCACCCATTTTTAAAAAATATTTCATTACCTGTAATATTAGGAAAACATGTAACTCTTGATACAGGTACAGGAGCCGTTCATACATCACCAGATCATGGACAAGATGATTATACTGTTTGTCAAAAATATAATATAAATACAATAAATTTAATTGATTATAAAGGTGATTTTAAAAAAAATACACATCCAAATTTAGACGGCATTAATGTTTTTAAATCCAACGAAATAGTCATTCAATTATTAATTGATCATCATTGTTTATTACATCGTGAATCTTTAAATCATAGTTATCCACATTGTTGGAGACATAAAACTCCTATTATATTTCGAGCTACTCCACAATGGTTTATTGATATGAATAAAAATAATTTTCGTTTTAATACTATTAAAGAAATTCAAAAAGTTTTATGGATTCCAAAATGGGGAAAATTTAGAATAAAAGAAATGATAAAAAAAAGACCTGATTGGTGTATTTCAAGACAAAGAAAATGGGGTGTTCCAATGTCTATTTTCATACATAAAAAAACAGGTAAAATACATCCTCAAAACTCTGTAATAATTAAAAAAATAATTAAAAAAATTGAATTAGAAGGTATTAAAGTATGGTGGAATATTAATTTAAAAGAAATATTAGGTGAAGAATACGATCTATATGATCAAACTTTTGATATATTAGATGTTTGGTTTGATTCAGGAAGTACTCATACTTCAATACAATATAAAAATAAAAAAAATAAAAAAAATTATGCAGATATGTTTCTAGAAGGTTCTGATCAGCATAGAGGTTGGTTTATGTCGTCATTGATGATATCAATGCTAATTAACCAAAAAGCACCTTATTCAGAAGTTTTAACACATGGATTTGTAGTCGATGGAAAAGGACAAAAAATGTCTAAATCGATAGGTAATACTATTAGTCCTAACGATATAATTAACACATTAGGTGCAGATGTTTTAAGACTTTGGGTTGCTTCTTCAAATTACTCTAATGATATTTCTATTTCTAACGAAATTTTAAAAAGAACATCAGATGTTTATAGAAGAATAAGAAATACAGCACGTTTTATGCTAGCGAATATCAATGATTTTCATCCAGATGAAAATATTATTCCCAAAGAAAAAATGATTCATTTAGATCAGTGGGCTGTTTCTCATGCGAAAATAGTACAAGAAGAAATTATTCAGCTTTATGATAAGTATAATTTTCATGGAGTAATACAACGATTAATGCATTTTTGTTCTATTGAAATGGGTTCTTTTTATCTTGATATTATCAAAGATAGACAATATACTCTACAAAAAAACAGTTTAGAACGAAGAAGTTGTCAAACAGCAATATATTATATAATACATGCACTAGTTAGATGGATATCACCTATATTATCATTCACTGCTAATGAAATATGGAATTATTTACCTGGAAAAAATTCAGACTACGTATTTACAGAAGAATGGTCTAATGAATTATTTGAATTAAATACTGATACTAAATTTAATCACCAATTTTGGAATGAATTAATATCAATTAAAAGTGAAATAAATAAATTTGTAGAAGAAGAAATAAAAAATAAAAACATAAATAATTCATTGGAAGCTTCTATTACATTATATGTGACACATGAAATAAAAGAAAAATTAAATGTTTTAGGAAACGAATTAAAATTTATATTTTTAACATCTCATGTTTTAGTAAAAAATTATGACACAGCACCAATAAATACAAAAAAAAGTGTTTCATTTTCTAAATTTAAAATGTCGTTAAAAAAAAGTAAAGAAAAAAAATGTAAAAGATGTTGGCATTATAATATTCCTATTAACTATAATAATGATGAAATTTGTACGCGTTGCATTTCTAACACTCAAGGAAATGGTGAAAAACGAATTTTTATATGA